Part of the Burkholderiales bacterium genome is shown below.
GCCGGGGGCATCGCCGAGATGGCCGAACTGCCGTCGAAGATCCGCGACATCACCGATCCGCTCGACGCCGTCGGCAACACCACCAAGGCCGTGACCAAGGGCTACGCGATCGGCTCCGCGGGGCTGGCCGCGCTGGTGCTGTTCGCCGATTACACGCACAACCTCGAGGCCGCCGGCAAGAACGTGGAGTTCGTTCTCTCCGACCCGGCGGTGATCATCGGCCTGTTCATCGGTGGCCTGGTGCCCTACCTGTTCGGCGCGATGGCGATGGAAGCGGTGGGGCGCGCCGCGGGGTCGGTGGTGAATGAAGTGCGCCGGCAGTTCCGCGAGATCAAGGGCATCATGGAAGGCAAGGCCAAGCCCGATTACTCGCGGGCGGTGGACATGCTCACGCGCGCGGCGATCAAGGAAATGATCATCCCGTCGCTGCTGCCGATCCTGGTGCCGATCGTGCTGGTGGTGTTGATGAACTGGCTCCTCGGCGAAGGCGCCGGAACGCGCGCGCTCGGCGGCCTGCTGATCGGCACCATCGTCACCGGCTTGTTCGTCGCCATCTCCATGACCACCGGCGGCGGCGCCTGGGACAACGCCAAGAAGTACATCGAGGACGGCAACTACGGGGGGAAAGGCTCGGATGCTCACAAGGCGGCCGTGACCGGAGACACCGTGGGCGACCCGTACAAGGACACCGCGGGCCCTGCGGTCAACCCGCTGATCAAGATCATCAACATCGTGGCGCTGCTGCTCGTGCCGGTGCTTTGATCCGGGACAGGAAGGCCGGCGAAAGCCGGCCTCCGCTCCCTTGACGATTCACCCTTCGCTCCTCACGCTTCTCTCCATCACGCTTCACCTCACGGGACTCGTCTCGCCCGGTCCCGGGGGCTGCGGCGGCAAGCCTTCAGCGCCAGCCCGGGCCTCGAGATCCTTTCCGTCGAAGACGACCTCGAGAATGAAGCCGGCGAAGACCTGTGCGTCGCGCTCGGCACCCTCGGCGGACTTGATCCAGTCTTCGCCCAGATAGAGCTCCCCGAACAGCCAGCGCCGCCCCAGCGCCTGCCGGTAGGCACCGCGCAGGCCGTAGCTCGCGATCAGGAACGGCCGCCCGGTCTGCCCGTTCAGATTGGGCTCGATCACAATCGCTCTGCCGCCGCGCAGGCTGCGATAAAGCGGAAAGCCCATCTTCCAGTCCACTCCCTCCGTGACCTTCGACCAGGTCGCGGTGGTGTACCAGCGCAGCAGATGGTGCGCGGTGAGCCTTGCTTCGAAGTCCAGTTCGGTGGTCTCGCCCCAGCCTTCGCTGTGGCGCCAGTACAGCGTCTGGCTGAACCGCCATTGCGTGGCGGCGCTCTGCCAGAACGCACGCCGATACCTGGCCCGCGCGTAGTAATCCAGCTCCCCCTGCGGCGCGCGCAGGCCGAGGCGAAAGTCCACCACCTCATCGAGCAGCTTGAGCTTGCGGTAGGCGAAGCCGACCTGCGTCGTGTCCTGCGCCGAAGTCGTCGATATCGGTTCGACCGCCGGCTGGCCTTCGGGTGTGCGGCCTTCGATCGACCGCGCCTCGTCCTCGCGTTCGAAATAGACGCTGAGCCGCTTGTTCAGGTTGGGCAGCGGAACGCGCACGCGAAAGCGCGGCCGGGTCGTGAGGCCGGCGTCCTCGCGACGCTCGATGCCGAGCGACAGTCGTCCGCGTACGCCGGGCGCGGCGTCGTCGTAGCGGATGTCGCCGAAAAAACCGTCGAACCAGCGCGCGGCGCTGCACACCGTGTCGAACAGGACGCGGCGCGTCCAGTCCAGACCGAGCATTTCCCGGTCCGGGGGCAGCTCGCACGGATCGCTCGGCGCTTCAGTGGAGGCTTCCACCTCGAGCGCAGGCAGCTCGCCCTGCAGTCCGATCTCCTGCGCCAACCCGTCGCCCGCCCGCAGCGCGAGCAGCCAGGCCGCGATCAGCATGTGCCTCTTCAGCGGCGAACCCGCGAGCGTCGACTCGGACGGGGCACGGCCGCACCCGGGGAAACGCATTCCAGAGGCCTCTAGCGCGCGCCGGCCGCGAACCGTTCGACGAACGTGCGCCGCTGTTCGCGCAGCAGGCGCTCGGTGCAGGCAGCGGTCGAGGAATCGGGCAGTGCTTGCGCCATGGCCGGGCGAGCGCAGCGCGCGGCAAGGTAGTCCTCGAACCACGCCTGCCTGCGGCCCAGCGCCTCGAGATCTTGCATCGACAGCCGGTACACTTCCCCGGCGGGCAGGCTGAACATGCGCTCGACCAGTGCGCCCGGCACCGCCAGTTCCGACATTCGGCTGCGCAACTGCGCGCCGAGCGCTTCGTAGCGCGCGCGCACCGCCTCCGGCGCGGCCTCTGCGAGCGCCTGCGCCTCGAAGTACGGACGATGCAGACCCACCGTCTCCGCGACCGCGCGCCTCGACACGCAGTGTGCGAACATCAGGAAGCAGGCGCTGATGCAGCGCGTGCTTCCGGTGTCCGGCAACCAGGCTTCGACGAACGCGTCGCGCAGCAGCTCGCCGATGCGCATCGCCTCGAGCACGTCCCCGCCATCGATGACGAACGCCACCCGCGCGCCGTGCTCGACGAACTGCTCCCGCCGCTCGAGCACGAATCGCACGAACCGCTCCGCGTCGCCGGGCATGATCTCTCCACGCAGTGTCAGCACGCTTGCCGGTTCGCTCGCGCCGAATCTCGACGCCGGCTCGAAGGCGAACCGCAACCCCTGCGCGCTCGCCGGCAGCACCCACAGCGCGACCCCCAGCAGTGACAGAGCGGCTGTGTGCCGACGCCAGCGAGAAGATTCGAACCCGCGTCGCGTGCGCATCATGCCGGCACGCGCACGCCGGGCATCGGCCCGACGATCCAGCCTTCGAGCCGGTCGGCTCCCGGGGGCACGCCATAGCGCTTCGCCTTGCGCGCAGCGCCCCATGCCGCACAGCAGGCGCACAACACCGCGTCGAGCACGTCACCGCTGCCGTCGGCTCGCGCCGCCCGCTCGACTTCGCGCGGCAGGCGCACGTCGAACCCCAGGAACTCGCGCGCGCGCCACGTCACGGCCTCGATGATCGCGGCTCGCGCACGCCGCCGCTGCGGCGTTTGCTGCGCACCCGCGTCGGTCTTGTAGCTTGCGCGGGTGACGCGCCGGGCCACCAGCGCGGGATACGCTTCGAGCGCAATGCGCGCGGGATCTCCTTTGGCGCAGGGGTAGACCGTGACGCCGCTCGTCTCCAGGCGCGGCGCCCCCTCGTACAACATAAGGCCCACCGGAGGATTGACCAGCTTCATCGGGCTGGAAGAGGCCGCCGGCAGATCGGTCGCACGGTGCAGATAGCGCGCCCCCGCCGGACGACTTTGCCGCGCGGCCTCGAGCAAGGCGCGGAATTGCTCGCGCGAACGACCGGCGATCTCGCGCATGAGCGCACGCCACTGCAGTGGCCAGCCCAGTTGAGCGACCAGCGGGCGCGGAAGCGAAAAAGGAAAGTCGAACCCCCCGATCCAGGGGCCCGGCCGTTGCAGGAGCGTTTCGAAGTCCGTGAAAGTCTCGAGGCGCTCGACCGCGCGCACCCACAGAGTCCGACTCACGAACTCGGCGCTCGCGCAGGTGATCGCCTTGCCCGCGCGCGGACGGCTGGTGAAATCCACACCGAAAACGAGCAAGCCTCAGGCATCCACCGCCGGACGGGCACGCACGCCGGCGGTCAACACGAAGCGCATCGCGTCTTCGCGCGACATGTCGACCGCCCGCAACTGCCTTTTCGGCATGAGCACCGTGTAGCCCCCGACCTGATAGCTCATGGGCAGATAGACGGCCACTTCGCCGTCGCCGCCGATCCCCGGTGGCAGATCCGAGAACTCGTCGCGCGTCACGAATCCGAGCACGCGCATGTCGGTGCCTGGCAGGCTCACGCTGACCACCTGCAACGCCCGGCCGCGCTCCTCCCCCGCGAACAAGCCGAAGAAATCGCGCAGCGCTCCGTAGATCGACTTGATGAGGGGGATTTCGAGCAGCACCCGCTCGGCCCAGCGGAAGATCTGCCGGACGAAGTACGCACGCATCAGCACACCCACCACGAAGATCACGCCCATCGCCAGCAGGAACCCCATTCCGGCGCGATAGGCTTCGTCGGGGATGAGCCAGAGCAAGGGCTTGCCGAGAAACTGATCCACGAACCTGAACAGCCAGATCATGAGATAGACGGTCGCCAGAACCGGCAGCACCGTCAATATCCCCGTGAGAAAGATCCTGCCTACGGCTTTCATTCGGACTCCCTGGAAGTGGCGTCCACGAGAATGTACCAGACCGCGAATGACCGGTGTCCACAGACAAGAGCCCTGCGCATTCGCCGCCAGGACGGCAACCCTGCTCGGGCACTCGCACCGTTCGTGCCGGGATTTTCGATCAGGAGTCGATGTTGACCGGCGCGTGGTGCTTCAGGGCGTGCAGGGAAAGGCAACCGAAAGGGCGCTGAACACCAGGATGTGCGCATCCGTGTCCATGCGCTCGGGATGCGCGCCGAGATAGTCCAGCACCGCAGGCACCGCGTCCCGGTACGAGAACGTCTCCGGAGGGCAGAAATACATGTCCTCGCCCTTGCGCCACGCCGCCCAGCCGTGTCCCCACGCGAAGCCCTCGAGAAAGCCGAGGCACAGCGCCGCATCGGCCGACGCATCGGCGGACAGCACTTCGCCCGCAAGCCGGGCCTGAGCCGCGCTGCAGGTCTGCAGCAGCCGGGTGCCGTTGTGCTTCGCCAGCCCTTCCATCGCGAGCGCCGGCGCGACGAGCAACGCCAGCAGCACCGCCAGCGCGAGCGAGCGCGAGGCCCGGCGCCGAGGGCTTGACAGTGGCACGCCAAAGAGTGGAAAGTCCGCATGGCAGCGCGGCGTTCGGCTGCCGGCAGAATGGATGCGGCCACAGCGGGCCACCATTCTCACTCGGTCGATCCAGGAAAAGGGGACTGGAATGTCCATGCTGGACATGTTTCTCGCGGGCGGTGTCGTACTGCTCATCGTACTCATCGTGATCCGCCAGAAACAGAGGCGCTAGGCCGCCACAGCGCCGGCGCCGTTCAGCCGTTCATCAGGGCTCTGACCGCACCCGGGCGCGGCAGGGAGCCGACCGCTCCGAATCCGGTGCAGGTCAACGCTGCTGCCGCGCTGGCGTAGCGCAGGGCAGCCTCGATCGAATCTCCCGCCGCCAGCCTCGCCATGGCGGCGCCTGCGAAACAGTCTCCCGCTCCCGTCGCGTCCACGGCTTGAACACGGTAGCCGGGGATCGTCCAGCGCACGCGCCCATCGCTCGCCACCGCACCGGCGGGGCCGAGTTTGAACACCACACAACGCGCGCCGCGCCGATGGCACCAGTCGAGCACCGCGTCCGTTTCCGTGAGGCCACACAGCAACTGCGCGTCCTCGATCGACAGAAAAAAGAAATCGGCCAGCGCGACGGTCGCGCCCACCACGGCCGCAGCGCGCGCCTTGGACCAAAGCCGGGGGCGTATGTTCGCGTCGTAGACGAAGCGCGCGCCCGCCGCCTTCGCCAGATCGATCGCGGCAAAGACCGTGTCGCAGGCCGAGTCGCTGATCGCCTGGCTGATGCCGGAGGTCTGGAAAAAAGCGGTGCTTCGCAGCAGAGCCTGCGGGAGAAAGTCCGGCCGCATCCGCGACGCGGCAGAGCCCTTTCGCAGGTAGCTGAACGCGTGTCCTGCCGGGCCATGGGAGATGAAGTAGACGGCGGTGTGCGACTCGGGATCGATTTCCACGCCCGAAGTATCGATCCCCTCCTCCGACCACATCTGGCGCAGTTGCCTGCCGAACTCGTCGTCGCCAAGGCGTGTGACGTACGAGACGCGGGCGCCCTGCCTGGCGGCGGCAATCGCGCAATTCATCGTGTCGCCGCCGAATCCCTGCAGGTACTCGCGCGGCCGGCCGGGGATCTGGGAGAACTCGTAGAGCGGCTCGCCGAGGCAGACGATGTCGAACTTCAACGCCGCGCTCCGGCCAGTTCGAGGAACCGCTTGGCGTAGGCCACCACGGCCCTGAGGTCGCCCACGTCCAGGGAGGCGCGCTCCACGATGTTGTTGCCCACCCCCACGGCGGATGCGCCGGCCTTGAAGTAGTCGAGCATGTTGCCGAGCGACACCCCGCCGGTCGGACAAAGCGCGATCTGCGGAAAGATCGCATGCAGCGCGGCAACGTGCGAAGGTCCACCGGTGGCTGCGGGAAAGACCTTGACGAGGTCGGCGCCCTCGCGCCACGCGCACAGCACTTCGCCCGGCGTGAACGCGCCGCTGAGCACACCGCACGCGCCCGCGTGCCCGAGCGCCGCCAGGCCCGGGATGAAACAGGGCGACACCAGGTAGTGCGCACCGGCGTCCATGCAGCGCTTGGCCTGCTCGAGATCGAGCACCGTGCCCGCCCCGATCAACAGCGAGGAATCGCTGTGGGCGCGCAATGTCTCGATCAGTTCCAGGGCGCCGGGGGTGGTGAGCGTGATTTCGACGGTACCGTAGCCCGCCGACAGCAGGCAGTCGATGACTTTCTGCGCCTCCGCGCGATCGCTGAAGCGAAGCACCGGAATGACGCGCATCCCGATGAGCCGGTCGCGGATGGTTTCAGTCCCGGTCGCCGTCATGCGCAGCGCTTCACTGCTCGGGGACAGTCACGCAGCGACGGTTCACGCAAGCCGCCTTCGGCTCCGGCAGCACGACACAGGCGCCCGCCCGCGGTTCACCGGAGAGCATCTCCTCGCGCAGGAAGTTGTATTCGAGCACCTTGGTCTGGATCTCCTCCCGCTTGGTCCAGGTGGAAAAGGCCACGTATTCCTCCGGTCCGCCGCAGGGCCGCGCGCCCAGTCCGATGACCCGGCAGTTGACGAGGTTCGAGCAGGGTGCCTCGCCGATGAGCTGCGCGATCTCGCGGCGCAGGCGCTCTGCGGCCTCGGCGTCGCTCTCCGCCCACGCCGCGCAGCCGCACAGCAGCCACACCCCGGTAGCAGCAAAAAGAACGGCGCGCATGAGCGATCAGTGTAGCGCACGGCGTGCCGAGACGGCAGAGCGCCGCGCCATCTCCGGTCGAGCCGCGCCGCGGAACTTCGCGCCGCGCCCGGCGAGACGGGTGCCCGCGAGAACCTGAACGGCTCCCGCAGGACCCGCGCTCAGGCGGCCTGCTCGGCCCGCGGGGAGAACTGCGCTCCGATCGCTTCGGCGAGCACGTCGTCCACCCGCTCGACGAAGACGAAGCGGATCTTGTCGCGCACTTCCTGCGGCACTTCCTCGACATCCTTGCGGTTGCGTGCTGGCAGCAGCACGGTCTGGATGCCCGCGCGCAGGGCGGCGAGCGTCTTTTCCTTCACGCCGCCGATGGGCAGTACCAGCCCGCGCAGCGAGATCTCGCCGGTCATCGCCACGTCGTGGCGCACCGGCTTGCCGGTCAGCAGCGAGACAAGCGCGGTGAACATCGCCACGCCCGCGCTGGGGCCGTCCTTGGGCGTGGCCCCGGCCGGCACGTGCACGTGAATGTCGCTCTTTTCCAGCAGCTCGGTCGAAACGCCCAGCTCGGCGGCACGCGCCTTGGCCAGCGAAAGCGCGGCCTGCGCGCTCTCCTTCATCACCTCGCCGAGCTGGCCGGTAAGAATCAGCTTGCCCGAGCCGGGCACGCGCGAGGCCTCGATGAACAGGATGTCGCCGCCAACCGGCGTCCAGGCGAGCCCGGTGGCCACGCCCGGCACCGCGGTGCGCATCGCCACCTCGTTTTCGTAGCGGCGCGGGCCGAGGATCGCGGCAAGATCCGAGGGCTCGATACGCACGCTCTGCACACTGCCTTCGGCGATTTTCATTGCGCTGTGGCGGAATACCGCGCCGATCTCGCGTTCCAGATTGCGCACGCCGGCCTCGCGCGTGTAGTCCCGGATGATGGCGCGGATCGTCTCATCCGGGATCTCGCACTGCCCGGGCTCGAGCCCGTTGGCCTCGAGCTGGCGCTTGACCAGGTAGCGTTTGGCGATCTGCAGCTTTTCCTCCTCGGTATAGCCGGGAAGCTGAATCACTTCCATGCGGTCGCGCAACGGTCCGGGGATGGTTTCCAGCATGTTCGCCGTGGCGATGAACATCACCTTCGACAGGTCGAAGGGCAGCGCCAGATAATTGTCCCGGAACGTCGAGTTCTGCTCCGGATCGAGCACTTCGAGCAGCGCCGAGGCCGGATCGCCGTGGAAGCCGCCGACCCCCAGCTTGTCGATCTCGTCGAGCATCATCACCGGATTGCGCGTTCCGGCCTTGCGGATCGCCTGGATGACATTGCCGGGCAGCGCGCCCACGTACGTGCGCCGGTGGCCGCGGATCTCGGCTTCGTCGTGCGTGCCGCCGAGCGAGACGCGCACGAATTTGCGCCCCATCGCGCGCGCGATCGACTGACCGAGCGAGGTCTTCCCCACGCCGGGCGGGCCGACGAAACACAGGATCGGGCTCTTGCCGGACGGATTGAGCTTGCGCACCGCCAGAAACTCCAGGATCCGGCGCTTGATCTTTTCCAGGCCGTAGTGGTCCTCCTCGAGGATCCGGCGCGCCTCGTTGATGTCGATGCGGTCCTCCGACTCCCTGGACCAGGGCAGCTCGATCAGCCAGTCGAGATAAGTGCGCACCATCGAGTACTCGCCCGCCGACTCGTTCATGCGCTGCAGGCGCTTGAGTTCCTTGCGCGCCTGCTTGTCGGCCTCTTCAGGCATCTTCGCTTCGTCGATCGCCTTGGCGAGTTCCTCCAGCTCTTCGGCGTTGTCGTCGGTCTCGCCGAGCTGTTTCTGGATCGCGCGCATCTGCTCGCGCAACAGCATCTCGCGCGAGCGCTCTTCCATCGCTTCCTTGGTCTTCTGATCGATCTCGTGCGAGATCTTGAGGACCTCGATGCGGTGCGCGAGGTGCGCGAGCACCTTGTCCATGCGCGTCTTGAGATCGAAGGTCTCCAGCAACGTCTGCTTCTGCTCGATGTCCAGATCCATGAAGCCGGCGATCATGTCGGCGAGCTGATTCGGAGAGGAAATCGAGCGCAGCGCGTTGCCCAGTTCCGCCGGCGCCTGCGGCAGGTACTGGAGCGCCTCCGCCGCGCGCTCCTTCATTTGCAGCGCGCGGGCCTCGATCTCGGCGTCGTGCGACTCGACTTCCTCGATGCGCTGCACGCGTGCCACCATGAACGGCCAGCCGTCTAGAAACTGCAGCACGCGAAAGCGAGCCTGCCCCTGGCTGACGACATGATGGGTGCCGTCCGGCGTGGTGAGGTAGCGCAGAATGTTGGCCACGGTGCCCACCCAGTGCAGATCGTTCGGCCCGGGGTTGTCGTTCGCCGGGTCACGCTGCAGCAGAAAACCGAGCTGGCTCTGCGTGCGCGCGGCCTCCTGCGCGGCCGCCACGGAGCGTTCGCGCCGCATCGAAATGGGAAGAATCACGCCCGGAAACAGCACGACGTTGCGTACCGGGACGACGATCAGCGCATCCGGGGGCAGCGGCTTCGCAGCGCTCGCCGCGCCCTCCTGGGCCGCGGGTGCGGCATTCACCGTAAGGCCTGGGTTGTCCAGCGCTTGCTGGCGCATTGCATCGCTATTCATGTTCACGTTCCCCGTACGCCGCGCTTGGCGAAAAGCAGGACCAGGCAGCCGTTGGCGAGTTCCTGCCGGACCATGTCCAGCGGCATCCCCGTCAGCTCGATGTGGCGCTCGAACCTTCCATGCGGAATCTCCAGGCGGCGGATCGCCGCCGCGCTCCCGCAGGGAAGCGGTCGCTCGCCAATGACGGACAGCACGGCGCCGTCGAAGCTCACTTGAACGTTCTCGGGCGATACGCCCGGAAGGGCGACCAGAATGACGAGTTCCTGTTCGGTCTCGAACACGTCCACTGGCGGTTCCCAGGCAGGCCGAGTGTTCAGCGTCCGGCCCGCCGGCTGGAAGAACTGGCGGTGCATGCGTTCCGCGCGGTCCAGCAGATCGACCGCCTCGGCCCACATCCAGTCGCGAAGATCCCTGGATTTCATGGTGTTGCGTTGTCCTTTCACGGCCCGCCAGACAAGGTCCCGCGCCGAGCGGTCCATGACCCTGAAATGGGCACGACACGGGGGCTTTTCAACCGGTCACGGCGTCCCGCACCAGCCGACGCACGGCGCACGAACTGCACCCGACCGCCGCGGCCGGATCGGCGTTCCTGCCCGCGGGTTTATCATCGGGGGGTGAACACGACGAAGCCGGAGCCTTCATGTCCTGGCTGTGGTTGAAGTCCGTGCCGTGGGGCACCATCCTGGCCAGCGCGCCCGCGCTGGTGGACAGCGCGCGCAAGCTGCTCGAGCGGCGCACACAGACCGCGCCGCCTCCGGGCACCGGCGCCTCCGACCCGACCCTGCTCGGGCAGCGGATTCAGGCGCTCGAGGCGCGCCAGCAGCAGATGGCCGAGTTGCTGGAGTCGCTCGCGAGAAACAACGAACAGCTCACCGCCGCCGTGCAGTACCTGCGCGCACGGGCGGCGTGGAACTTCAGGATCGCCGTGGTACTGGCACTCGCGGTGGCCGGCCTGGCGCTCCGGGTGCTGTACGGCTGATGCCTAGCGCCGGCGGCCGCGCTCGGGACGTTCGCGCGCCTCGTTGACACGCAACACCTGCCCCTTGAACTCCCTGCCGTTCAAGGCGGTGATCGCGGCGATCGAGTGATTGCGTCCGGGCATCTCGACGAAGCCGAAACCCTTGGGCTTGCCCGAGAACAGCTCGCGCTTGACTTCGGTGGATTTGACCTGTCCGAAGGGCCTGAACAGTTCGGCGAGATCGGTTTCGGTGACTTCAGCGGCGAGATTGCCAACAAAGATATTCATGTCAATGCCTCCAGTGATCGACTGTTTGCTTGCTCAACTGTCCCGACCCACGCCGAACAACGCGGCAACGGCGCGCAACGCGCTGTGCAACTGGCTTCGCGGTTGCGCTTGCGGCGCACCGTGCGCCGGGCGCGTTTTGGCGATTGCGCGCGGCTCAGCGGCGGCGCCGCGGCGTTTGCGGTTTCGCCCTCCTTCGTTGCTGCGCTTGGCGTCGCCCGCGGGTGGCGGTTGCCGGCCTGTCTTGCGCGCACCGGCTGCCTGCGGGCGGCGTTCGGTGCGCCGGCCGTGGGAGCGGGATTGCCGCTCCTGCGAAGACTCGCGCGCATGGCGCTCCATGGCGCAGGGCGCGGAGCCGCGTTCGAATCCGGGCACCGCGATCCGCTCGACATGCCGGCCGATCAGCCGCTCGATATCCTTCAGGAGCCCCTCTTCCTCCCCGCTCACCAGCGAAGCGGCCACACCGGCCCTGCCGGCCCGCCCCGTTCGGCCGATGCGATGGACGTAGTCTTCGGGGGTGTCGGGCAGCTCGTAGTTCACCACGTGCGGCAGTTCCTCGATGTCCAGCCCCCGCGCCGCAATGTCGGTGGCCACCAGCACGCGCACGCCGCCGTTCCTGAAATCCTCCAGCGCGCGGCTGCGCGCGCCCTGGCTCTTGTTTCCGTGAATCGCGGCCGTGCCGATGCCGTCCTTCTGCAACTGTTCGGCCAGCCGGTTGGCGCCGTGCTTGGTGCGGGTGAACACGAGGACCTGCCGCCAGTCGCCCGAGCCGATCAGATGCGACAGCAGCGCGCGCTTGCGCGCCTTGTCCACCGGATGCACGACCTGGGTGATGAGTTCGGCGGTGGCTTTCTGGCGCGCGACCGCGATCGTGACCGGCTGCCGCAAGAACGAGTCGGCCAGGCCGCGGATCTCGCGCGGAAAGGTGGCGGAGAAGAACAGGTTCTGCCGGTTCGCCGGCAGCAGTCCCAGTATGCGGCGAAGCGCGGGGGCAAATCCCATGTCCAGCATGCGATCGGCCTCGTCGAGCACCAGGAATTGCACCTTCGAAAGGTCTGCCGTTCGGCTTCCCGCGTGGTCGAGCAGACGGCCTGGCGTCGCGACCAGGATGTCCACGCCGCGCTGGAGCGCCTGGATCTGCGGATTGATGTTCACTCCGCCGAAAACCGCGGTCGAGCGCACTTTCAGATGGCGGCCGTAGGTGCGCACGCTTTCCTCGACCTGCGCCGCCAGCTCCCGGGTCGGCGTCAGGATGAGCGCGCGCACGCAGTGGTTGGCGGCGGGTTTGGCGGCCAGCATCTGCAGCAGCGGCAGAACGAAGCTTGCCGTCTTCCCGGTGCCTGTCTGGGCGCCGACGATCACGTCCTTGCCCTGGAGGACCACGGGTATGGCCTGCGCCTGGACCGCAGTGGGGTGCGCGTAGCCCTCGTCGGCAACAGCGCGGACAAGCTCGGCGCGCAGGCCGAGCGCTTCAAATGAAGTGCTGATGAGAATCTCCTGAATCGGCCTGCCGGACTATCGCGTCCGGAACCGGTTCAGGCAGATAACGTCAAGCTGGAATTCGAGGGGGAAACCACGAAAGGCGGCACGCGGACCGGATGACGCGAGTAAGTGCCTGACGCGCACTATACAGGCCGCGCGCCCGATTGTCTCGGCTTTTTTTTGCGTGAGGGCGTGAGCGTCGCGCGACCATCGCGCGTGGCTGCAGCTTTGTTCAATCCTGTACGCCCGCGGCCCACAGGATTCCGCCGAGCAGATGCTGCAAGAAAAGCGGCTCGCCGTAGGTCTCCACGGTATGGCCCAGCGCGGTGTACCACGCGCGGCCGCCTTCGAACTCCTGGCACCAGGCCATCGGATGGCGGCTGCTCATCGTTCCGCCCGCATAGCTGCGTTCGTCGATGACGAGCAGGACACGGGCAACGGCCGGATCCTCGCGGAAGTTGTACCACTCGTCGCGCCGCTGCCACTCGGGCGGAAGATGCAGGGTCGACGGATGCGCGGGATCCACGACTCTCAGGATCGCCGGCTGGATGCGCGGGTGGCTCTTGAAGTAGGCGCCGACCAGCCGCCCGTACCACGGCCAGTCGTATTCGGTATCGCTCGCGGAATGCACGCCGACGAATCCGCCGCCGCGACGCACGAAGCGCTCGAATGCCGCCTCCTGCGCGGAGTCAAGCACGTCCCCGCTGGTATTGAGAAAGACCACCACGCGATAGTGCGCGAGACTCTGGTCGGTGAACGCCGTCGCATCTTCGGTCGCATGTACCCGGAAGCCGTGCCGGCGGCCGAGCGTCTGGACCGCCGCCACGCCGGCGGCGATCGACTCGTGCCGGTACCCGGCCGTCTTGCTGAACACCAGCACCGCAAACTCGTCCGAGTGCGCCGCATCACCGGCCAGCGCCATACAGACTCCCAAAACGATCCCCGCACCCTTGCGGGCTGCCAAGAGGAGGCGGGTCATGTGGTTATCGAGCCGCTGACCGGAGTGGCGCGGCGCAGTGCGCTGCTCGCGTTCATGGCCCGGGCCCCGTCATGCAGGCGCGCGCGGAACGATCAGCGCGCAACCCTGCCGCGAGCGCTGTCCGGCCTGCGTCACCCACAGGCGCCGATCGCTCCGCAGGCGGTGCAGAACTCGCAGCCGTCCTTGCGGATGACGGTGGCGTTGCCACACTCGGCGCAGCGCTTCCCCGGGAGCACGCGCAGCCCTTCTTCGTCTTCGCGCGCCGCCTCCGGAATCTCCAGCACGCCCATCTCGTTCACCGGATAGCCGCGCTCGTCGAGCACGCCGAGCATGGCGTAGCGGTGGATGACGAGGCGCGCGACGTAGGCCACGGTGCTCGGCCAGTTCTGCTGGCGGTTCTCTGCGGGCACGCGCGCCATGAAGTCGCCAAGCGGCTCGGCGTAGTTGAGAAGCTTTCTGAGCTTCATGCCGATCCAGGCCGGATCGATCACACGCATGTCGAGCGAGAGCAGCTTGCACAGCCCGTCGAGCGCGCGCGGATAGGTGCCGGCCATCCATATCGAATAAGGCCGCCGCTGTCCGGAGGGCAGCA
Proteins encoded:
- a CDS encoding DUF429 domain-containing protein gives rise to the protein MLVFGVDFTSRPRAGKAITCASAEFVSRTLWVRAVERLETFTDFETLLQRPGPWIGGFDFPFSLPRPLVAQLGWPLQWRALMREIAGRSREQFRALLEAARQSRPAGARYLHRATDLPAASSSPMKLVNPPVGLMLYEGAPRLETSGVTVYPCAKGDPARIALEAYPALVARRVTRASYKTDAGAQQTPQRRRARAAIIEAVTWRAREFLGFDVRLPREVERAARADGSGDVLDAVLCACCAAWGAARKAKRYGVPPGADRLEGWIVGPMPGVRVPA
- a CDS encoding DUF502 domain-containing protein: MKAVGRIFLTGILTVLPVLATVYLMIWLFRFVDQFLGKPLLWLIPDEAYRAGMGFLLAMGVIFVVGVLMRAYFVRQIFRWAERVLLEIPLIKSIYGALRDFFGLFAGEERGRALQVVSVSLPGTDMRVLGFVTRDEFSDLPPGIGGDGEVAVYLPMSYQVGGYTVLMPKRQLRAVDMSREDAMRFVLTAGVRARPAVDA
- a CDS encoding Rap1a/Tai family immunity protein; protein product: MPLSSPRRRASRSLALAVLLALLVAPALAMEGLAKHNGTRLLQTCSAAQARLAGEVLSADASADAALCLGFLEGFAWGHGWAAWRKGEDMYFCPPETFSYRDAVPAVLDYLGAHPERMDTDAHILVFSALSVAFPCTP
- a CDS encoding sugar kinase; this translates as MKFDIVCLGEPLYEFSQIPGRPREYLQGFGGDTMNCAIAAARQGARVSYVTRLGDDEFGRQLRQMWSEEGIDTSGVEIDPESHTAVYFISHGPAGHAFSYLRKGSAASRMRPDFLPQALLRSTAFFQTSGISQAISDSACDTVFAAIDLAKAAGARFVYDANIRPRLWSKARAAAVVGATVALADFFFLSIEDAQLLCGLTETDAVLDWCHRRGARCVVFKLGPAGAVASDGRVRWTIPGYRVQAVDATGAGDCFAGAAMARLAAGDSIEAALRYASAAAALTCTGFGAVGSLPRPGAVRALMNG
- a CDS encoding bifunctional 4-hydroxy-2-oxoglutarate aldolase/2-dehydro-3-deoxy-phosphogluconate aldolase, with the translated sequence MTATGTETIRDRLIGMRVIPVLRFSDRAEAQKVIDCLLSAGYGTVEITLTTPGALELIETLRAHSDSSLLIGAGTVLDLEQAKRCMDAGAHYLVSPCFIPGLAALGHAGACGVLSGAFTPGEVLCAWREGADLVKVFPAATGGPSHVAALHAIFPQIALCPTGGVSLGNMLDYFKAGASAVGVGNNIVERASLDVGDLRAVVAYAKRFLELAGARR